The Dendrosporobacter quercicolus genome window below encodes:
- a CDS encoding S-layer homology domain-containing protein, which produces MKKRLLKVAVTTALTVAFAVPAFAASANPFSDVPANHWAYDAVNKLAQAGVVDGYADGTFKGDKTMTRYEMAQIVAKAMNKSLNDDQQGTVDELSQEFAAELNNLGVKVDSLQEQVDDMVKVSGDARVRYFAAEDAGDNTDFRARVNFDGKISDNLKFNARLTSGNMNYDGGNGDAGINTANVTFDALGLTNTIGRQDVILAEGYLFDTQMNAVATEIGGLKLVAGNTDANRIYAAEYGFNALGTDLVADYYKNDTADQEIYGLSTGFKLTKNLAINASYYDNNDADATAVSYGVKLNKLGLSATYRDVEAGAYTGFGALANDQQPSTLESGFKGMEYAYDRALDRNTALNVKYQDFEDQDGIDLGARTQATVSVKF; this is translated from the coding sequence ATGAAAAAGAGACTTCTAAAAGTAGCTGTTACCACTGCACTTACTGTAGCATTTGCTGTACCGGCCTTCGCCGCGTCAGCCAATCCTTTCTCCGATGTACCGGCGAATCACTGGGCTTATGATGCTGTAAATAAATTGGCGCAAGCCGGTGTAGTTGACGGTTATGCCGATGGTACATTCAAAGGCGACAAAACAATGACCCGCTATGAAATGGCGCAAATCGTAGCCAAAGCAATGAACAAATCGCTCAATGACGATCAACAGGGAACCGTAGACGAATTGTCGCAAGAATTTGCCGCAGAGTTAAACAACCTGGGTGTGAAAGTCGACAGCTTGCAGGAACAAGTAGACGACATGGTTAAAGTATCCGGTGATGCCCGCGTTCGTTACTTTGCAGCTGAGGATGCCGGCGACAACACCGATTTCCGGGCCCGCGTAAACTTTGACGGTAAAATCAGCGACAACCTGAAATTTAATGCCCGTCTGACCAGTGGAAACATGAACTATGACGGCGGCAACGGCGATGCCGGTATCAATACAGCCAACGTAACTTTCGATGCCCTTGGCCTGACCAATACCATTGGCCGTCAGGATGTAATACTGGCTGAAGGTTATCTGTTTGACACCCAGATGAACGCTGTCGCCACTGAAATCGGCGGCCTGAAACTGGTAGCCGGCAATACCGATGCCAACCGCATCTACGCTGCCGAGTACGGCTTCAATGCCCTTGGCACTGACTTAGTGGCCGACTACTACAAAAATGACACTGCCGATCAGGAAATTTATGGTCTGAGCACTGGCTTTAAATTAACCAAAAACCTGGCCATCAATGCTTCCTACTATGACAATAACGACGCTGATGCAACTGCTGTATCTTACGGCGTAAAATTGAACAAGCTTGGTCTTTCCGCAACTTATAGAGATGTTGAAGCCGGCGCTTACACTGGCTTCGGCGCTCTGGCCAACGATCAGCAGCCGTCTACTTTAGAAAGCGGCTTCAAAGGAATGGAATATGCTTATGACAGAGCGTTGGACAGAAACACTGCGCTGAATGTTAAATACCAGGACTTCGAAGATCAAGACGGTATTGATTTAGGCGCCCGTACCCAGGCAACCGTAAGCGTGAAATTCTAG
- a CDS encoding putative porin: MKKRLAAAITTALVVGVASTTFAAANPFVDVPAKHWSYDAVTKLAQAGIVDGYGDGTYRGDRTITRYEMAQIVAKALTKADRADAEQKAALDKLAVEFAAELDNLGVRVAKLEANQSKIKLTGDVRLRFVDDKLNDKSAFAQRFRLNLNADVNENTSFYGRFVGLNHNETGSSTKDGAFVADAALTTKNLFNTGLTSTVGRFSQYLGSTGLLADTTGGVDGLKLSAGNTFKVTAGIADVSERAGFDADTWGTDEKEVVFAEAKYDLSKATSVTATYFAQTGSYDSFDIFGGGFKSKLSKNFAIAGDYYKNSSDVNDGQKAWIAQVNYKGAKAVNPQSWGLGVAYHKIETGAIPTGLTTSSVPLADSNDNGLKAWTLSADYTLSKNIVLQAFQTFDTKYTDGGDADDYTRAQINFLF, from the coding sequence ATGAAAAAAAGATTAGCCGCTGCAATCACTACTGCACTGGTAGTCGGCGTAGCCAGCACTACCTTTGCTGCCGCAAATCCATTCGTCGATGTTCCTGCAAAACACTGGTCCTATGACGCTGTGACCAAATTGGCCCAAGCCGGTATCGTTGACGGTTACGGCGACGGCACCTATCGTGGCGACAGAACCATTACCCGTTACGAAATGGCGCAAATCGTGGCCAAAGCTTTAACCAAAGCTGACCGTGCTGACGCTGAACAAAAAGCAGCTCTTGACAAACTGGCTGTGGAATTCGCTGCCGAATTGGATAATTTAGGCGTACGTGTAGCTAAACTGGAAGCCAACCAATCCAAAATCAAATTGACCGGCGATGTTCGTCTGCGTTTTGTAGATGATAAACTGAATGACAAGTCTGCTTTTGCGCAACGTTTCCGTTTGAATTTGAATGCTGATGTAAATGAAAATACCAGCTTCTATGGACGTTTTGTTGGTTTGAATCACAATGAAACCGGTTCAAGCACAAAAGATGGCGCATTCGTTGCTGATGCCGCTTTAACTACAAAGAATCTATTTAACACAGGCTTGACTTCAACTGTAGGTCGTTTCAGCCAATACCTCGGTTCAACCGGCCTGCTCGCTGACACCACCGGCGGCGTTGATGGTTTGAAACTGTCTGCCGGCAATACATTTAAAGTAACTGCAGGTATTGCTGATGTTAGTGAACGTGCTGGTTTTGACGCCGATACCTGGGGCACAGATGAAAAAGAAGTAGTATTTGCCGAAGCCAAGTATGATTTAAGCAAAGCTACCAGCGTTACTGCTACTTATTTTGCACAGACCGGCAGCTATGACAGCTTTGATATCTTCGGCGGTGGGTTTAAAAGCAAACTCAGTAAAAACTTTGCGATTGCCGGAGATTACTACAAAAACTCTTCTGATGTAAATGACGGGCAAAAAGCGTGGATTGCTCAAGTAAACTATAAGGGCGCTAAAGCCGTCAATCCTCAAAGCTGGGGTCTGGGAGTCGCCTATCACAAAATTGAAACCGGTGCAATCCCAACCGGCTTAACTACTTCGTCGGTACCTTTGGCAGATTCGAACGATAATGGTCTGAAAGCTTGGACCTTAAGTGCTGATTACACTTTATCCAAGAATATTGTTTTACAAGCATTCCAAACGTTTGATACTAAATATACTGACGGCGGGGATGCCGACGATTATACCAGAGCTCAAATTAACTTCTTATTCTAA
- a CDS encoding porin, with translation MKKRLLAAAVAASLTLSLSAALAAPVEFDGEVEVHYQWDDHDADGDAEGARNTVILNAKTALTENIDFYTRFAAQRYHGDDITADFNTRNGTRKSTATIDRFGFILKSDAATYNLGRQGADLGPNALLYSTSGNIGSSTTLVDGLTADATVGATALNFIAGQETDTENNVYALHAAYNLNDAWTVGGTLAKYDKDAAGEKDTNHWGLDTAYTNKNITYFAEYAKSNANDNDKAFVAGLSYELDDKNSFGLAYAKVEQNGDMGGNTDFDNGYKGLYFSYDHKLTDNTTLSFAYSDLKDVDTDDKYNYVETTVNFAF, from the coding sequence ATGAAAAAGAGATTGCTTGCAGCAGCGGTTGCTGCATCCCTGACACTCTCGCTGAGCGCGGCATTGGCTGCGCCGGTCGAGTTTGACGGAGAGGTTGAAGTGCATTATCAATGGGATGACCATGACGCTGACGGCGATGCCGAAGGCGCCCGCAACACGGTGATTTTAAATGCGAAGACCGCTTTAACGGAAAACATTGATTTTTATACCCGCTTTGCGGCCCAGCGCTATCATGGCGATGATATTACCGCCGATTTCAACACCAGAAATGGCACGCGTAAATCAACGGCCACGATTGATCGCTTTGGCTTCATTTTAAAAAGCGATGCCGCGACTTACAACCTTGGCCGCCAGGGCGCTGATCTTGGTCCAAACGCCTTGTTGTACAGCACCAGCGGCAACATCGGCAGCAGTACCACATTAGTGGACGGTTTAACTGCCGACGCCACTGTAGGGGCTACTGCGCTGAACTTTATTGCAGGCCAGGAAACCGATACGGAAAACAATGTGTATGCGCTGCATGCGGCCTATAATCTGAATGATGCCTGGACCGTTGGCGGAACTCTGGCCAAATATGATAAAGACGCAGCCGGTGAGAAGGATACCAATCACTGGGGCCTAGATACGGCCTATACGAATAAAAACATCACTTATTTTGCCGAATATGCCAAATCCAATGCCAATGACAACGACAAAGCGTTTGTTGCCGGCCTCAGTTATGAGCTGGATGACAAAAATTCTTTTGGACTGGCTTATGCTAAAGTAGAACAAAATGGCGATATGGGTGGAAACACCGACTTCGATAATGGTTATAAGGGCTTGTATTTTAGTTATGACCATAAGCTTACTGACAATACAACACTAAGCTTTGCCTACTCTGATCTAAAAGATGTTGATACAGATGATAAATACAATTATGTTGAAACTACCGTTAATTTTGCTTTCTAA
- a CDS encoding LPS-assembly protein LptD: MNNAKKYLLGLLALIAVVSTALPAGAADSNTAPGQAPIVFEGDDLSFSELTGEVFAKGNVRIQKDQMIITTEELRGNTRQSQVWVDGLAQVSEPGLNLAVNGVDYNYRDRTGTMAGVRGTIDKENISAQNIHLAPDEYILYNGTITRCPAKVPDYHVSADKIEVWPGNRIVAHNARFWIKDKVIFVLPKYQKSLNSEAASESSFPRLGYDSDNGVMIAQYLEFPLNDHLAVYGDAAYYSRSHFKPKAGLINREKNYTASIDWGYAENSDNDWVKKEPEFAFKLNPYRLGHSPVTANFFVSAGKWIEGDISGWRQDYNLYFRHDPIKLSDRYTLNFGAGFEKIKYGYDKSTNDIWKYDIKLKAKPNDRLEWWTGYSYRDQSATNLYKYDEIDTPKEWTTGFMYKADKLNSLGVEVSYDVEQSKVEDIDYTWRRNLHCFEADIIYRAERDQVKIRVSTLEW; this comes from the coding sequence ATGAATAACGCCAAAAAATATCTGTTGGGATTATTGGCTTTGATTGCTGTAGTCAGTACCGCTTTGCCGGCCGGCGCGGCTGATTCAAATACTGCTCCAGGTCAGGCTCCCATTGTTTTTGAGGGTGATGACCTGTCCTTTAGTGAGCTGACCGGCGAAGTTTTTGCCAAAGGCAATGTCAGAATTCAGAAGGATCAAATGATAATAACCACGGAAGAGCTGCGCGGCAATACCAGACAAAGCCAGGTCTGGGTGGATGGCCTGGCGCAGGTTTCAGAGCCGGGGTTAAATCTGGCGGTTAACGGAGTTGATTATAATTACCGGGACCGGACCGGTACAATGGCTGGTGTCAGGGGAACCATCGACAAAGAAAATATCAGCGCTCAGAATATCCATCTGGCGCCTGATGAGTATATTCTCTATAATGGCACAATCACCAGATGTCCGGCCAAAGTGCCTGACTATCATGTCAGTGCGGATAAAATAGAGGTATGGCCTGGCAATCGGATTGTTGCCCATAATGCCAGGTTCTGGATTAAGGATAAAGTAATCTTTGTTTTACCGAAGTACCAGAAATCACTGAATTCGGAAGCCGCCTCAGAATCAAGCTTCCCCCGTCTGGGGTATGATTCCGACAATGGCGTAATGATTGCCCAGTATCTGGAGTTTCCGCTTAACGATCATTTAGCGGTTTACGGCGATGCGGCCTATTACAGCCGAAGCCATTTCAAACCCAAAGCCGGGCTGATTAACCGGGAGAAAAATTACACTGCCAGCATTGACTGGGGTTATGCCGAAAACTCGGATAATGACTGGGTCAAGAAAGAACCGGAATTTGCCTTTAAATTAAATCCTTACCGGCTTGGGCATTCGCCTGTTACCGCTAACTTTTTCGTAAGCGCCGGTAAATGGATTGAGGGTGATATTTCCGGCTGGCGGCAGGACTACAACTTGTATTTCAGGCATGATCCGATCAAACTCAGCGATAGGTATACGTTGAATTTTGGCGCCGGGTTTGAAAAGATTAAGTATGGCTATGACAAATCGACCAATGATATCTGGAAATATGATATCAAACTGAAAGCCAAGCCCAATGACCGTTTGGAATGGTGGACCGGCTACAGCTATCGGGACCAGTCCGCGACCAATCTTTATAAATATGACGAAATAGATACGCCGAAGGAATGGACGACCGGGTTTATGTATAAAGCGGATAAACTGAACAGTCTCGGCGTCGAAGTGAGCTATGACGTTGAACAAAGCAAGGTGGAAGACATCGACTATACCTGGCGCCGGAATCTGCATTGCTTTGAGGCCGATATTATCTACCGGGCTGAGCGGGATCAGGTAAAAATCAGGGTGTCAACGCTGGAATGGTAA
- a CDS encoding bifunctional heptose 7-phosphate kinase/heptose 1-phosphate adenyltransferase, with protein MDNLLFKIIKGFQQQKIMVVGDMVADVYLEGRIARISREAPVLILEHESETVLPGGAANVVHNVTTLGGQVYAVGVVGNDAAGHELIRVLAGKSVDTGGIIVDDLRATITKTRVMAGGQATVRQQVVRVDRESKTALDSAAEARLLAYAENILAKMALVVISDYGGHTVTNNIIEYLIQRCRQLGIPCMVDSRYNVMAYKGVTIVKQNESEAAAAIGLKNLDDDGIITAGQAILTQLEADAVLLSRGPDGMTLFERSGRYTHIPVSNKSEVYDVTGAGDTVVAAAVLALAAGASYLAAARLANLAAGVVVRKPGTATATPEELVTAIGEQHENFEV; from the coding sequence TTGGATAATCTTCTTTTTAAAATAATCAAGGGTTTTCAACAGCAAAAGATTATGGTTGTTGGCGATATGGTGGCCGATGTTTACCTGGAAGGCCGGATTGCCAGAATCTCCCGGGAGGCCCCGGTATTGATCCTGGAGCACGAGTCCGAAACCGTTCTGCCTGGCGGCGCGGCCAATGTTGTTCATAACGTTACCACGCTCGGCGGGCAGGTATATGCGGTCGGCGTGGTTGGAAATGATGCGGCCGGCCACGAATTGATCAGAGTGCTGGCCGGTAAGTCGGTCGACACCGGCGGCATCATTGTTGATGATCTGCGGGCAACAATCACCAAGACCAGAGTTATGGCCGGCGGACAAGCCACCGTCCGGCAGCAGGTGGTCCGGGTTGACCGGGAAAGCAAAACAGCGCTGGATTCAGCGGCCGAGGCCAGGCTGCTGGCGTATGCGGAAAACATTCTGGCCAAGATGGCGCTGGTTGTGATCAGCGATTACGGCGGGCATACGGTTACCAACAATATTATTGAATATCTGATTCAGCGGTGCAGGCAGCTGGGCATCCCTTGCATGGTCGATTCAAGGTATAATGTGATGGCCTATAAGGGTGTGACAATTGTCAAGCAAAATGAGTCGGAAGCGGCTGCGGCTATTGGCCTGAAAAATCTGGATGACGATGGGATCATTACTGCCGGGCAGGCCATTCTGACCCAATTGGAGGCCGACGCTGTACTATTGAGCAGAGGTCCTGACGGAATGACCCTGTTTGAACGTTCGGGCCGCTATACGCACATTCCGGTTAGCAATAAAAGTGAAGTGTATGATGTTACCGGGGCCGGCGATACCGTAGTGGCCGCCGCCGTCCTGGCCTTAGCGGCCGGCGCTTCTTATCTGGCCGCCGCCCGGCTGGCTAATTTGGCCGCCGGGGTAGTTGTCCGCAAACCAGGGACGGCCACCGCAACGCCGGAGGAATTGGTCACCGCGATTGGAGAGCAGCATGAAAATTTTGAAGTCTGA
- the rfaE2 gene encoding D-glycero-beta-D-manno-heptose 1-phosphate adenylyltransferase — protein MKILKSDQLAAAVAAMKAAGKTIVFTNGCFDILHAGHVRYLTAARKLGDCLVVGLNSDQSVRCLKGPNRPVNPQEDRAEVLAGLSAVDIVTIFEEQTAEELVRRIKPAVYVKGGDYQEDQLPEARLAAQYGGKTVLIPAVPGRSSSNIIKKIKG, from the coding sequence ATGAAAATTTTGAAGTCTGATCAGCTTGCCGCTGCAGTTGCCGCAATGAAAGCCGCCGGTAAGACCATTGTATTTACCAACGGCTGTTTCGATATCCTGCATGCCGGACATGTGCGGTATTTAACCGCAGCCCGTAAATTGGGCGATTGCCTGGTTGTCGGCTTGAACAGCGACCAGTCGGTGCGCTGTTTGAAAGGTCCCAACCGGCCGGTTAATCCCCAGGAGGACCGGGCTGAAGTGCTGGCTGGCCTGTCTGCTGTGGATATTGTGACAATCTTCGAAGAACAGACTGCCGAAGAACTGGTCAGGCGGATCAAGCCGGCAGTTTATGTCAAAGGCGGCGATTATCAGGAAGATCAGCTGCCTGAGGCGCGGCTGGCCGCGCAATATGGCGGGAAAACGGTACTTATTCCGGCTGTGCCGGGACGTTCCTCCAGTAATATTATTAAAAAAATCAAGGGGTGA
- the waaC gene encoding lipopolysaccharide heptosyltransferase I, whose protein sequence is MPFQHILIVKLSAIGDVIHALPVAQALKQCYPACRITWIVEKPALDLLTSHPAVDEVIVFEKAKFKSLPGALTNIPAFAARLRQYQFDLVLDLQGLFKSGMISLLSGAATRLVYENAREGSQLVSKRISGAMSGKHVVERYLDVVRHLGCAVEKPVFNIGIAQEQQQQARQIFQQAGYRNKEPYIVMALGANWPNKIWPAEYFALLSDRIYDRGLVPVVTGGPGDGYLLERLLQYAAVPPINLIGKTSLPQLAAIIRGARAFVGGDTGPMHLSAALNTPTVALMGPTDAERNGPYGEGHKVLLANRACIGCWRRKCVKGVDCLAAISVEAVSAALEQLFCREDAEG, encoded by the coding sequence ATGCCCTTTCAGCATATTCTAATTGTAAAGCTCAGTGCAATTGGCGATGTCATTCATGCTTTGCCTGTTGCGCAGGCGTTAAAACAGTGTTATCCCGCTTGCCGGATTACCTGGATTGTTGAAAAGCCGGCGCTGGATTTACTAACCAGTCATCCGGCCGTTGATGAGGTGATTGTTTTTGAAAAGGCCAAATTCAAATCATTGCCGGGAGCGCTGACCAATATTCCGGCGTTTGCGGCCCGGCTGCGCCAGTATCAGTTTGATTTGGTTTTGGATTTGCAAGGCTTGTTTAAAAGCGGGATGATTTCTCTGCTGAGCGGGGCGGCGACGCGCCTGGTTTATGAAAATGCCCGGGAGGGCAGTCAATTGGTCAGTAAACGCATCAGTGGAGCAATGTCCGGCAAGCACGTGGTCGAGCGTTATTTGGATGTTGTGCGCCATCTGGGCTGCGCGGTAGAAAAGCCGGTGTTTAATATTGGCATTGCCCAGGAACAACAACAACAGGCCCGGCAAATTTTTCAGCAGGCCGGTTACCGGAACAAGGAGCCTTATATTGTGATGGCGCTTGGCGCAAATTGGCCCAATAAAATCTGGCCTGCCGAGTATTTCGCCCTCCTCTCCGACCGTATCTATGACCGGGGCCTGGTGCCGGTCGTAACCGGCGGGCCTGGTGATGGATACCTGCTGGAGCGGCTGCTGCAATATGCGGCTGTTCCGCCAATTAACCTGATTGGCAAGACTTCCCTGCCGCAGCTGGCGGCGATTATCCGGGGGGCGCGGGCCTTTGTGGGCGGAGATACCGGACCTATGCATCTGTCGGCGGCGCTGAATACCCCCACAGTGGCGTTGATGGGTCCTACAGATGCTGAGCGCAATGGTCCCTATGGCGAAGGCCACAAGGTTCTGCTGGCGAATCGCGCCTGTATCGGCTGTTGGCGGCGTAAATGCGTCAAAGGGGTGGATTGCCTGGCCGCCATTAGTGTCGAGGCGGTATCTGCGGCGTTAGAGCAGCTTTTCTGTAGGGAGGATGCGGAGGGTTAG